In a genomic window of Telopea speciosissima isolate NSW1024214 ecotype Mountain lineage chromosome 5, Tspe_v1, whole genome shotgun sequence:
- the LOC122661056 gene encoding uncharacterized protein LOC122661056, whose translation MALNSGVRSGLKLLTSSESALSKSVSRGFHSTGVKRMGGHGHDEPFYIHAKHMYNLDRMKYQGLKMSLGVFTAFSIGVGVPVWAVIFQQNKTKSG comes from the exons ATGGCTTTGAACAGTGGAGTAAGGTCGGGGTTGAAGTTATTGACCTCTTCTGAATCTGCCCTATCGAAATCAG TCAGTCGAGGATTCCACTCAACTGGAGTGAAGAGAATGGGAGGACATGGCCATGATGAGCCATTCTACATTCACGCAAAGCACATGTACAACTTGGACAGAATGAAGTATCAGGGATTGAAGATGTCTCTTGGTGTGTTTACCGCCTTCAGCATTGGCGTCGGTGTTCCTGTCTGGGCTGTCATCTTCCAACAAAACAAGACTAAATCTGGTTGA
- the LOC122660929 gene encoding uncharacterized protein LOC122660929: MALNSGVRSGLKLLTSSESALSKSVGRGFHSTGVKRMGGHGHDEPFYIHAKHMYNLDRMKYQGLKMSLGVFTAFSIGVGVPVWAVIFQQNKTKSG, translated from the exons ATGGCTTTGAACAGTGGAGTAAGATCGGGGTTGAAGTTATTGACCTCTTCTGAATCTGCCCTATCGAAATCAG TCGGTCGAGGATTCCACTCAACTGGAGTGAAGAGAATGGGAGGACATGGCCATGATGAACCATTCTACATTCACGCAAAGCACATGTACAACTTGGACAGAATGAAGTATCAGGGATTGAAGATGTCTCTTGGTGTGTTTACCGCCTTCAGCATTGGCGTCGGTGTTCCTGTCTGGGCTGTCATCttccaacaaaacaaaactaaatCTGGTTGA